A genomic stretch from Hemitrygon akajei unplaced genomic scaffold, sHemAka1.3 Scf000056, whole genome shotgun sequence includes:
- the LOC140721475 gene encoding uncharacterized protein isoform X1 gives MTTDNSTCHPSIYRGSGQVHTQYSKSTLRVTMLPVFLLVASLTSVEGLSKDRCLGYDVLCTTADYEFRRYNESVWVGMHVSRVIFRRSVMAPLNHYFKQQNSEGMEIQWTGQVLVSITEHGTPTIYFMLPEELWDNPPKTIEPQVCVTRLPMMDVFARKIHLFRFSDIDDFNRTLTEQNVPFNNSNFFVYSSMGEPVAFHRLFEGDEIWFVSTGGFDCPAP, from the exons CAACAGCACGTGTCATCCCTCCATATATAGAGGCTCTGGGCAAGTGCACACCCAATACAGCAAGTCGACACTGAG GGTAACAATGCTGCCCGTGTTTCTGCTTGTCGCCTCGCTGACCAGCGTGGAAGGCTTGAGCAAAGA TCGTTGCTTGGGATATGATGTCCTCTGCACCACTGCGGATTATGAG TTCCGCCGTTACAATGAATCGGTCTGGGTCGGAATGCACGTCAGCAGGGTCATCTTTCGCAGATCTGTCATGGCACCGCTGAACCACTATTTCAAACAGCAAAACTCGGAAG ggatggagatccaatggaCTGGACAAGTTCTCGTTTCAATCACCGAGCATGGAACGCCTACAATCTACTTCATGCTTCCCGAAGAGCTCTGGGACAATCCTCCAAAAACAATCGAACCACAA GTGTGCGTCACtcgtttaccaatgatggatgtGTTCGCCAGGAAAATCCATCTGTTTCGCTTTTCCGACATAGATGATTTCAACCGCAcgctcactgagcagaatgtcccTTTCAACAATTCCAACTTCTTCGTGTATTCCAGCATGGG GGAGCCAGTGGCTTTCCATCGTTTGTTTGAAGG TGATGAGATATGGTTCGTTTCCACCGGCGGATTCGACTGCCCGGCCCCGTGA
- the LOC140721475 gene encoding uncharacterized protein isoform X3: MLPVFLLVASLTSVEGLSKDRCLGYDVLCTTADYEFRRYNESVWVGMHVSRVIFRRSVMAPLNHYFKQQNSEGMEIQWTGQVLVSITEHGTPTIYFMLPEELWDNPPKTIEPQVCVTRLPMMDVFARKIHLFRFSDIDDFNRTLTEQNVPFNNSNFFVYSSMGEPVAFHRLFEGDEIWFVSTGGFDCPAP, encoded by the exons ATGCTGCCCGTGTTTCTGCTTGTCGCCTCGCTGACCAGCGTGGAAGGCTTGAGCAAAGA TCGTTGCTTGGGATATGATGTCCTCTGCACCACTGCGGATTATGAG TTCCGCCGTTACAATGAATCGGTCTGGGTCGGAATGCACGTCAGCAGGGTCATCTTTCGCAGATCTGTCATGGCACCGCTGAACCACTATTTCAAACAGCAAAACTCGGAAG ggatggagatccaatggaCTGGACAAGTTCTCGTTTCAATCACCGAGCATGGAACGCCTACAATCTACTTCATGCTTCCCGAAGAGCTCTGGGACAATCCTCCAAAAACAATCGAACCACAA GTGTGCGTCACtcgtttaccaatgatggatgtGTTCGCCAGGAAAATCCATCTGTTTCGCTTTTCCGACATAGATGATTTCAACCGCAcgctcactgagcagaatgtcccTTTCAACAATTCCAACTTCTTCGTGTATTCCAGCATGGG GGAGCCAGTGGCTTTCCATCGTTTGTTTGAAGG TGATGAGATATGGTTCGTTTCCACCGGCGGATTCGACTGCCCGGCCCCGTGA
- the LOC140721475 gene encoding uncharacterized protein isoform X2: MEGLFRVTMLPVFLLVASLTSVEGLSKDRCLGYDVLCTTADYEFRRYNESVWVGMHVSRVIFRRSVMAPLNHYFKQQNSEGMEIQWTGQVLVSITEHGTPTIYFMLPEELWDNPPKTIEPQVCVTRLPMMDVFARKIHLFRFSDIDDFNRTLTEQNVPFNNSNFFVYSSMGEPVAFHRLFEGDEIWFVSTGGFDCPAP; encoded by the exons GGTAACAATGCTGCCCGTGTTTCTGCTTGTCGCCTCGCTGACCAGCGTGGAAGGCTTGAGCAAAGA TCGTTGCTTGGGATATGATGTCCTCTGCACCACTGCGGATTATGAG TTCCGCCGTTACAATGAATCGGTCTGGGTCGGAATGCACGTCAGCAGGGTCATCTTTCGCAGATCTGTCATGGCACCGCTGAACCACTATTTCAAACAGCAAAACTCGGAAG ggatggagatccaatggaCTGGACAAGTTCTCGTTTCAATCACCGAGCATGGAACGCCTACAATCTACTTCATGCTTCCCGAAGAGCTCTGGGACAATCCTCCAAAAACAATCGAACCACAA GTGTGCGTCACtcgtttaccaatgatggatgtGTTCGCCAGGAAAATCCATCTGTTTCGCTTTTCCGACATAGATGATTTCAACCGCAcgctcactgagcagaatgtcccTTTCAACAATTCCAACTTCTTCGTGTATTCCAGCATGGG GGAGCCAGTGGCTTTCCATCGTTTGTTTGAAGG TGATGAGATATGGTTCGTTTCCACCGGCGGATTCGACTGCCCGGCCCCGTGA